One stretch of Chitinophaga pendula DNA includes these proteins:
- a CDS encoding L,D-transpeptidase family protein has product MGTKKLSIVTLSLFAVIITSCGHRQSAPKEEEIVQRVEELPEVIPENIADRLQFIADNKQRMEDTVGVLRMSALEYYYRQHDNTAQWSADGRASDAATQMLSCIERADEAGLLPGQYHLRGLSKAMEQVSADTSARKNAALWAKIDVMMTDAFMKMATHLHYGMGPRDSVTLRKDSLFSDTALTQMLDQALQQHNVTAVLHDLEPKYAGYTALKEGLAAFKRAYAGRSWDTLPQQYTDTLAFKYLLRNRLVQGGYLDTAGRAADTSILKQGVKAFQEAFNMYADGKAGKKTIAMMNRSVADWEAQVAVNFDRWRKLPDSLPSRYIMVNVPAFKLMVSDSGAVVLESRVIVGSPRNRTPLLNSVMTNFVLFPYWRVPYSIVFKEMLPAIKRNVGYLASRNLEVIDHHGDAVDPHTIDWSKLDKGHFPYVLRQMDGVENSLGVMKFNFMNAYSVYLHDTNSRGLFKNAYRALSHGCVRVQQWDSLAMYLIRQDTVLHPRDSVRAWLAREEKKQINFSPRIPIYIRYFSAEGIDGRLVFHEDIYGEDRRLLRRMGYK; this is encoded by the coding sequence ATGGGGACAAAAAAATTAAGCATTGTTACACTAAGCCTGTTCGCCGTTATTATCACTTCCTGCGGACACCGGCAATCAGCGCCAAAAGAAGAGGAGATCGTACAACGGGTAGAAGAGCTACCGGAAGTGATACCGGAGAATATTGCGGACCGTTTACAATTTATTGCAGACAACAAGCAGCGGATGGAAGATACTGTGGGGGTATTGCGTATGTCGGCGCTGGAATATTATTACCGGCAGCATGATAATACGGCGCAATGGTCTGCCGACGGGAGGGCCAGTGATGCAGCTACGCAGATGCTGTCTTGTATAGAGCGGGCGGATGAAGCAGGGTTGTTGCCCGGGCAATATCATTTGCGGGGATTGAGCAAGGCGATGGAGCAGGTATCGGCGGATACTTCTGCGCGCAAGAATGCGGCATTGTGGGCCAAGATAGATGTGATGATGACGGATGCTTTTATGAAGATGGCGACGCACCTGCATTATGGGATGGGGCCGAGGGATAGTGTGACGTTGCGGAAAGATTCTTTGTTTTCTGATACGGCATTGACGCAGATGCTGGATCAGGCGTTACAGCAGCATAATGTAACGGCGGTATTGCACGATCTGGAGCCGAAGTATGCCGGTTATACGGCGCTCAAAGAGGGGCTGGCAGCCTTTAAGCGGGCATATGCCGGTCGTAGCTGGGATACGTTGCCACAGCAGTATACAGATACGCTGGCGTTCAAATACCTGTTGCGCAACCGGCTGGTGCAAGGAGGGTACCTGGATACGGCGGGGCGTGCGGCAGATACATCGATATTAAAGCAGGGAGTGAAAGCGTTCCAGGAAGCCTTTAACATGTACGCGGATGGGAAGGCCGGTAAGAAAACGATCGCGATGATGAACCGGTCTGTTGCCGATTGGGAAGCACAGGTCGCTGTTAATTTTGACAGGTGGCGTAAGCTGCCGGACAGTCTGCCATCCCGTTATATAATGGTGAACGTGCCAGCATTCAAGCTGATGGTGTCGGATAGTGGCGCGGTGGTGCTGGAGTCGCGGGTGATTGTAGGATCGCCGCGTAACCGTACACCGTTGCTGAATTCCGTGATGACCAACTTCGTACTTTTCCCTTACTGGCGAGTACCCTACAGTATTGTATTCAAGGAGATGCTGCCGGCCATTAAAAGGAATGTGGGTTACCTGGCGAGCAGGAACCTGGAGGTGATCGATCATCACGGTGATGCGGTAGATCCTCATACGATAGACTGGAGTAAGCTGGATAAGGGGCACTTCCCTTATGTGTTGCGGCAGATGGACGGTGTGGAGAACTCGCTGGGGGTGATGAAGTTCAACTTCATGAATGCCTACAGTGTATACCTGCATGATACTAACAGCCGTGGATTATTTAAGAATGCATACCGGGCGCTGAGCCATGGTTGTGTGCGTGTGCAGCAGTGGGATAGCCTGGCGATGTACCTGATCCGGCAGGATACCGTGTTGCATCCGCGAGATAGTGTACGGGCGTGGCTGGCGAGAGAGGAGAAGAAGCAGATCAATTTCAGTCCTCGGATACCCATTTATATCCGTTATTTCAGTGCGGAGGGGATAGATGGCCGTTTGGTATTCCACGAGGATATTTACGGAGAGGATCGTCGTCTGCTGCGCAGGATGGGGTATAAATAA
- a CDS encoding NADP-dependent isocitrate dehydrogenase, translating into MAEKIKVANPVVELDGDEMTRIIWKFIKDKLILPYLEVDIKYFDLGVEHRDATNDQVTVDAANAIREVGVGIKCATITPDEARVTEFNLKQMWKSPNGTIRNILDGTVFREPIVMQNVPRLVPNWTAPICIGRHAFGDQYRATDFVTKGKGKLTITFEGENGETIQHEVYNFKGDGVALAMYNTDESIIGFARACFNQALMKKWPLYLSTKNTILKKYDGRFKDIFEEIYNNEFKAEFEKQGLTYEHRLIDDMVASALKWNGNFVWACKNYDGDVQSDTVAQGFGSLGLMTSTLVTPDGKTMEAEAAHGTVTRHYRDHQAGKPTSTNPIASIFAWTRGLEFRGRLDNNQELIDFCHALEQVCIETVESGKMTKDLAVCIHGNKVEHGKHYLYTEEFLEALNEALKAKLNK; encoded by the coding sequence ATGGCTGAAAAAATCAAAGTCGCAAACCCGGTAGTAGAACTGGATGGAGACGAGATGACCAGGATCATCTGGAAATTCATAAAGGACAAACTGATACTTCCTTACTTGGAGGTAGATATTAAATACTTCGACCTCGGCGTAGAACACCGCGACGCCACCAACGACCAAGTAACCGTAGATGCAGCTAACGCTATCCGCGAAGTAGGCGTAGGTATCAAATGCGCCACCATCACGCCCGATGAAGCCCGCGTAACTGAATTCAACTTGAAACAAATGTGGAAGTCGCCTAACGGTACTATCCGCAACATCCTCGATGGTACCGTATTCCGTGAGCCCATCGTAATGCAGAACGTACCGCGTCTCGTTCCTAACTGGACGGCTCCCATCTGCATCGGCCGTCACGCTTTCGGCGACCAATACCGCGCTACCGACTTCGTAACAAAAGGTAAAGGTAAACTCACCATCACCTTCGAAGGCGAAAACGGAGAAACCATCCAACACGAAGTATACAACTTCAAAGGCGATGGTGTTGCCCTCGCTATGTACAATACCGACGAATCCATCATCGGATTCGCCCGCGCCTGCTTCAACCAGGCCCTCATGAAAAAATGGCCGCTCTACCTGAGCACCAAAAACACCATTCTCAAAAAATACGATGGCCGCTTCAAAGACATCTTTGAAGAGATCTATAACAACGAATTCAAAGCTGAATTCGAAAAACAGGGCCTCACCTACGAACATCGCCTCATCGATGACATGGTAGCCAGCGCCCTCAAATGGAATGGTAACTTCGTATGGGCTTGTAAAAACTACGATGGCGACGTACAATCCGACACCGTTGCACAAGGCTTCGGCTCCCTCGGCCTCATGACCTCCACCCTCGTAACACCGGATGGTAAAACCATGGAAGCAGAAGCTGCCCACGGTACCGTTACCCGTCACTACCGCGACCACCAGGCTGGTAAACCTACCTCTACCAACCCTATCGCCTCCATCTTCGCATGGACACGTGGTCTCGAATTCCGCGGCCGCCTGGATAACAACCAGGAACTGATCGACTTCTGCCACGCCCTCGAGCAGGTATGTATCGAAACCGTAGAAAGCGGCAAAATGACCAAAGACCTCGCCGTTTGTATCCATGGCAACAAAGTAGAGCATGGCAAACACTACCTCTACACCGAAGAGTTCCTGGAAGCACTCAACGAAGCACTGAAAGCCAAACTGAACAAGTAA
- the icd gene encoding NADP-dependent isocitrate dehydrogenase codes for MPAEKISMINGQLKVPNHPIIPFIEGDGIGPDIWKASVRVFDAAVEKAYGSERKIEWKEILAGEKAFSETGEWLPATTLDALKEYLVSIKGPLSTPVGGGIRSLNVAMRQELDLYACVRPIRWFNKVPSPVKHPEKVNMVIFRENTEDIYAGIEYMYGTPEAEKLLHFLQNEMGVKKIRFPETSSLGIKPVSKEGSERLIRAAIDYAVTHKLPSVTLVHKGNIMKFTEGGFKNWGYELAAREFGDKVYTWEQWEKTKKEQDEDTANKELNIALAHNKILIKDVIADNFLQQILLAPQDYSVVATLNLNGDYISDALAAAVGGIGIAPGANINYNTGHAVFEATHGTAPRFANTNTMNPSSVILSGVMMLEYMGWKEAADIIVHGLSTAIMRKRVTIDFYKLMDDATLVKTSEFADEVIKQL; via the coding sequence ATGCCGGCAGAAAAAATTTCAATGATCAACGGCCAGTTAAAGGTGCCTAATCATCCTATTATTCCTTTTATCGAAGGGGATGGTATTGGGCCCGATATCTGGAAAGCCAGTGTCCGCGTATTCGACGCCGCTGTAGAAAAAGCCTATGGCAGTGAAAGGAAAATAGAGTGGAAAGAAATACTGGCAGGTGAAAAAGCCTTTTCAGAAACAGGAGAATGGCTGCCCGCCACCACCCTGGACGCTCTCAAAGAGTATCTCGTTTCTATCAAAGGCCCTCTCTCCACACCAGTAGGCGGCGGTATCCGCTCCCTCAACGTGGCTATGCGCCAGGAACTGGACCTCTATGCCTGTGTACGCCCTATCAGATGGTTCAACAAGGTGCCTTCACCCGTTAAACATCCCGAAAAAGTGAACATGGTCATTTTCCGTGAAAACACTGAAGATATCTATGCCGGTATCGAATACATGTACGGTACGCCGGAAGCTGAAAAACTCCTCCATTTCCTCCAGAATGAAATGGGCGTGAAAAAGATCCGCTTCCCGGAAACCTCCTCTCTGGGTATCAAACCAGTATCCAAAGAAGGCTCCGAACGCCTTATCCGCGCAGCGATAGATTATGCTGTCACACATAAACTCCCTTCTGTTACCCTCGTGCACAAAGGCAACATCATGAAGTTCACCGAAGGTGGCTTCAAAAACTGGGGCTATGAACTCGCCGCACGCGAATTCGGCGATAAAGTATACACCTGGGAGCAATGGGAAAAAACCAAAAAAGAACAGGACGAAGACACTGCCAATAAAGAACTCAACATCGCACTGGCACACAATAAGATCCTGATAAAAGATGTCATAGCAGACAACTTCCTGCAGCAGATACTCCTGGCGCCCCAGGACTACTCCGTAGTAGCTACGCTCAACCTGAACGGTGACTATATTTCCGATGCACTGGCTGCCGCCGTTGGTGGTATCGGTATCGCTCCCGGTGCCAATATCAACTACAACACCGGCCACGCCGTATTCGAAGCCACCCACGGTACTGCTCCACGCTTCGCCAATACCAACACCATGAACCCCTCTTCCGTTATCCTCAGCGGTGTAATGATGCTGGAATACATGGGATGGAAAGAAGCAGCAGATATCATCGTACATGGCCTCAGCACCGCTATCATGCGCAAACGCGTCACCATCGACTTCTACAAGCTGATGGACGATGCCACCCTGGTGAAAACCTCCGAGTTCGCCGACGAAGTTATCAAACAGCTCTAA
- a CDS encoding sensor histidine kinase codes for MKKKLLIVLGLLVFCHLYVLQLQLVESLSTGRFDYHPDAPFFLFLDCLISIYSVQLARRWFRRRRERHLPSPLVELGGSIPIFMAGTLAYIILVEQAIFGKPIEPKHLLGNMVVLSLLHLIIGSVYIAINYFSTSTRMSRKLLAASRAHADTQIKLLQQQLDPHFLFNNLNVLSSLVHKDADRAEEFIHRFAELYRHMLQVGKKELTLVSEEIMLLQHYIYLIDQRFPGAYQFQLALPEGVQETYLPSGTLQLLAENVIKHNQVNYAVPLKVKLYADEDRLVMENQRRNRVLDPGVSTGTGLTNLRARYTLLTDRQIVVKMAEELFSVQFPVIKVLRVCK; via the coding sequence ATGAAGAAGAAGCTACTGATCGTATTGGGGTTGCTGGTGTTCTGCCATCTTTACGTATTGCAGTTGCAGTTGGTGGAGAGCTTGTCGACCGGCAGGTTCGATTACCATCCGGACGCCCCCTTTTTCCTGTTCCTGGACTGTCTGATCTCCATATACAGTGTGCAGCTGGCCAGGCGTTGGTTCCGGCGACGGCGTGAGCGTCATCTGCCTTCTCCGCTGGTGGAGCTGGGGGGCAGTATTCCTATTTTCATGGCGGGTACCCTGGCCTATATCATACTGGTGGAGCAGGCCATATTCGGCAAGCCGATCGAGCCGAAGCACCTATTGGGTAATATGGTGGTATTGTCGTTGTTGCACCTGATCATCGGGAGTGTGTATATCGCTATCAACTATTTTTCTACCAGTACCCGGATGAGCCGTAAGCTGCTCGCGGCTTCGCGGGCTCATGCCGATACTCAGATCAAGCTGTTGCAGCAGCAGCTGGACCCTCATTTCCTGTTCAACAACCTGAATGTGTTGTCCAGCCTGGTGCATAAGGATGCAGACCGGGCGGAGGAGTTTATCCACCGGTTTGCGGAGTTGTACCGGCATATGTTGCAGGTGGGTAAGAAAGAGCTGACGCTGGTGAGTGAGGAGATCATGTTATTGCAGCATTATATTTACCTGATCGACCAGCGTTTCCCCGGTGCTTACCAGTTCCAGCTGGCGTTGCCGGAGGGGGTGCAGGAAACTTATCTGCCTTCGGGGACGTTGCAGTTGCTGGCGGAGAATGTGATCAAACATAACCAGGTGAACTATGCGGTGCCGTTGAAGGTGAAATTGTATGCGGATGAAGACCGGCTGGTGATGGAGAACCAGCGCCGCAACAGGGTGTTGGACCCCGGGGTATCTACGGGTACGGGGCTGACGAACCTGCGTGCGCGCTATACATTGTTAACAGACCGTCAGATCGTTGTAAAGATGGCGGAGGAGCTGTTCTCGGTGCAGTTCCCGGTCATAAAAGTGCTTCGTGTATGCAAGTGA
- a CDS encoding LytR/AlgR family response regulator transcription factor, which translates to MQVIILEDEPLAGEKLQHFLERYDSAIQVAAILPSITATVEWLQEHPQPDLILSDIELLDGNIFSLYQQLSLRCPVIFCTSHDQFLLHAFETNGIAYLIKPFSFDKFRQAMDKYALLRRPLVSDELVRQVAEQLRHTHQPVYRERFTVRVKDGIILLAVEDIQYFYSEYSVTVAVDKQQQKHLLSETLDGVMELVDPDMFFRVNRGEIIRLDSIAAMTPYFGDRLSVRLKGITRQFVTSTSRTAAFRKWICR; encoded by the coding sequence ATGCAAGTGATCATACTGGAAGATGAGCCATTGGCAGGGGAAAAGCTGCAGCATTTCCTGGAGCGTTATGATTCGGCGATACAGGTGGCTGCCATATTGCCCAGTATTACCGCTACGGTGGAGTGGTTGCAGGAGCATCCGCAGCCGGACCTGATCCTGTCAGACATTGAGCTGCTGGACGGTAATATTTTCTCGTTGTACCAGCAACTGTCATTACGCTGTCCGGTGATTTTCTGTACTTCCCACGACCAGTTCCTGTTGCATGCTTTTGAGACGAATGGTATTGCTTATTTGATCAAGCCATTCAGTTTTGACAAGTTCCGGCAGGCGATGGATAAGTATGCATTGTTACGGCGGCCGTTGGTGTCGGATGAGCTGGTGCGGCAGGTGGCGGAGCAGTTGCGGCATACGCATCAGCCGGTGTACCGGGAGCGGTTTACGGTGCGGGTAAAGGACGGGATCATTTTATTGGCGGTGGAGGACATCCAATATTTCTATTCGGAGTATAGTGTGACAGTGGCGGTGGACAAGCAGCAGCAGAAACATTTGTTGTCGGAGACGCTGGATGGGGTGATGGAGCTGGTAGACCCTGACATGTTCTTCCGGGTGAACAGGGGTGAGATCATCCGGCTGGACAGTATTGCGGCGATGACGCCTTATTTCGGCGACCGGCTGAGTGTGCGGCTGAAGGGGATCACCCGGCAGTTTGTGACCAGTACCAGCCGGACGGCAGCGTTCAGGAAGTGGATCTGCCGGTAG